A region from the Lutra lutra chromosome 1, mLutLut1.2, whole genome shotgun sequence genome encodes:
- the COPB2 gene encoding coatomer subunit beta' — MPLRLDIKRKLTARSDRVKSVDLHPTEPWMLASLYNGSVCVWNHETQTLVKTFEVCDLPVRAAKFVARKNWVVTGADDMQIRVFNYNTLERVHMFEAHSDYIRCIAVHPTQPFILTSSDDMLIKLWDWDKKWSCSQVFEGHTHYVMQIVINPKDNNQFASASLDRTIKVWQLGSSSPNFTLEGHEKGVNCIDYYSGGDKPYLISGADDRLVKIWDYQNKTCVQTLEGHAQNVSCASFHPELPIIITGSEDGTVRIWHSSTYRLESTLNYGMERVWCVASLRGSNNVALGYDEGSIIVKLGREEPAMSMDANGKIIWAKHSEVQQANLKAMGDAEIKDGERLPLAVKDMGSCEIYPQTIQHNPNGRFVVVCGDGEYIIYTAMALRNKSFGSAQEFAWAHDSSEYAIRESNSVVKIFKNFKEKKSFKPDFGAESIYGGFLLGVRSVNGLAFYDWDNTELIRRIEIQPKHIFWSDSGELVCIATEESFFILKYLSEKVLAAQETHEGVTEDGIEDAFEVLGEIQEIVKTGLWVGDCFIYTSSVNRLNYYVGGEIVTIAHLDRTMYLLGYIPKDNRLYLGDKELNIVSYSLLVSVLEYQTAVMRRDFSMADKVLPTIPKEQRTRVAHFLEKQGFKQQALTVSTDPEHRFELALQLGELNIAYQLAVEAESEQKWKQLAELAISKCQFGLAQECLHHAQDYGGLLLLATASGNASMVNKLAEGAERDGKNNVAFMSYFLQGKLDACLELLIRTGRLPEAAFLARTYLPSQVSRVVKLWRENLSKVNQKAAESLADPTEYENLFPGLKEAFVVEEWVKETHADLWPAKQYPLVTPNEERNVMEEAKGFQPSRSAAHQELDGKPPSPTPVIVASHTANKEEKSLLELEVDLDNLELEDIDTTDINLDEDILDD; from the exons CCTCTGCGACTTGATATAAAGAGAAAGCTAACTGCTCGGTCTGATCGAGTTAAGAGCGTGGATTTGCATCCTACAGAGCCATGGATGTTGGCAAGTCTTTACAATGGCAGTGTGTGCGTTTGGAATCATGAAACACAG acattggTGAAAACATTTGAAGTGTGTGATCTTCCTGTTCGGGCTGCAAAGTTTGTTGCAAGAAAGAATTGGGTTGTGACAGGAGCG GATGACATGCAGATAAGAGTGTTCAATTATAATACTCTGGAGAGAGTTCATATGTTTGAAGCACACTCAGACTACATTCGCTGTATTGCTGTTCATCCAACGCAGCCTTTCATTCTGACTAGCAGTG ATGACATGCTTATTAAGCTCTGGGACTGGGATAAAAAATGGTCCTGCTCACAAGTGTTTGAAGGACACACCCATTATGTTATGCAGATTGTGATCAATCCTAAAGATAACAATCAGTTTGCCAGTGCGTCTTTGGACAGGACCATCAAG GTATGGCAGTTGGGTTCTTCCTCACCAAACTTCACTCTGGAGGGACATGAGAAAGGTGTGAATTGCATCGATTACTACAGTGGTGGCGACAAACCATACCTCATTTCAGGTGCAGATGACCGTCTTGTTAAAATATGGGACTATCAG AATAAGACATGTGTACAGACACTGGAGGGACATGCTCAAAATGTGTCTTGCGCCAGTTTTCATCCTGAGTTGCCAATCATCATCACAGGTTCAGAAGATG GAACTGTGCGTATTTGGCATTCAAGCACGTATCGCCTTGAGAGCACATTGAATTATGGAATGGAGAGGGTGTGGTGTGTGGCCAGTCTGAGAGGGTCCAACAACGTCGCTTTGGGCTATGACGAAGGGAGCATTATTGTTAAG CTTGGTCGGGAGGAACCTGCCATGTCCATGGATGCCAATGGAAAGATAATTTGGGCCAAGCATTCAGAAGTACAGCAGGCCAACCTAAAAGCAATGGGAGATGCTGAAattaaagatggagaaagactGCCACTAGCCGTCAAGGATATGGGCAGTTGTGAAATATACCCGCAGACTATTCAACACAATCCTAATGGGCG GTTTGTTGTGGTGTGTGGTGATGGTGAATATATCATCTACACAGCAATGGCATTGAGAAACAAAAGCTTTGGGTCTGCCCAGGAGTTTGCGTGGGCCCACGATTCTTCAGA ATATGCAATAAGAGAGAGCAACAGTGTTGTAAAGATATTTaagaactttaaggaaaaaaaatcatttaaaccaGATTTTGGAGCAGAAA gtATCTATGGAGGCTTCTTACTGGGAGTCAGATCTGTAAATGGCTTAGCTTTCTATGACTGGGACAATACCGAACTCATACGCAGAATTGAAATTCAGCCCAAACAC ATTTTCTGGTCTGACTCTGGAGAGCTGGTTTGTATTGCCACTGAGGAGTCATTTTTTATCCTGAAGTATCTGTCGGAAAAAGTCTTGGCTGCACAGGAAACACATGAGGGAGTTACTGAAGATGGCATTGAAGATGCCTTCGAG GTTCTTGGTGAGATTCAGGAAATTGTGAAAACAGGGCTGTGGGTAGGCGATTGCTTCATTTACACAAGTTCTGTGAACAGATTAAATTATTATGTTGGAGGAGAAATAGTCACCATTGCCCACTTGGATAG GACAATGTATCTCCTGGGCTATATTCCTAAAGACAACAGGCTTTATCTGGGGGATAAAGAACTGAACATTGTTAGCTATTCTCTGCTGGTTTCAGTGCTGGAATACCAGACAGCTGTCATGAGAAGGGACTTTAGCATGGCTGATAAGGTTCTGCCTACCATTCCAAAAGAACAGAGGACCAGAGTTGCACACTTTCTAGAAAAGCAG GGCTTCAAGCAGCAAGCTCTCACAGTATCCACAGATCCAGAGCATCGCTTTGAACTTGCTCTTCAGCTCGGAGAACTGAACATTGCATACCAGTTAGCAGTAGAAGCAGAG TCAGaacaaaagtggaaacaacttgCCGAACTTGCCATCAGTAAATGTCAGTTTGGCCTTGCCCAGGAGTGCCTGCACCACGCACAGGATTACGGGGGTCTGCTGCTCTTGGCCACTGCCTCCGGAAATGCTAGTATGGTGAACAAACTAGCAGAAGGTGCGGAGAGAGATGGCAAGAATAACGTGGCATTCATGAGCTACTTTTTACAGGGCAA GCTTGATGCTTGCCTGGAACTCTTGATTAGAACTGGCCGACTGCCAGAAGCTGCCTTCCTGGCCCGGACTTACTTACCCAGTCAGGTTTCAAG GGTGGTGAAACTCTGGAGAGAAAATCTCTCAAAAGTCAATCAGAAAGCCGCAGAATCCCTTGCCGATCCAACAGAGTATGAAAACCTTTTTCCTGGATTAAAAGAAGCCTTTGTTGTGGAAGAATGGGTGAAAGAAACACATGCTGATCTGTGGCCAGCCAAGCAATACCCACTTGTCACG ccaaatgaagaaagaaatgttatggAAGAGGCAAAAGGCTTTCAGCCCTCAAGATCTGCAGCTCACCAG GAACTTGATGGGAAACCTCCTTCTCCTACTCCAGTTATTGTGGCCTCCCACACAgccaacaaagaagaaaag AGTTTACTCGAACTGGAAGTAGACCTGGATAATTTGGAACTAGAAGATATTGACACAACAGACATCAACCTGGATGAAGACATTTTGGATGATTGA